The bacterium genome includes a region encoding these proteins:
- a CDS encoding DMT family transporter, translated as MSPPVLRAAAALSLAGVAVVWGATFPLGKLVLRHLGPFQYLALRFGLAALLMAPLAWRGRGRLGARGLRAGALAGAVLFAGYALQTVGLRLTTASHAGLITGLNVVMIPLMLLAWRRRAPGPALGPAVLLAVAGLWLLLWQGGGLGAGDVLVLGCAAALALQAILVGRVARDVPAAAFACAQVATVAVLAGLWAAAAEAAPRTVPVAAAAAIAFMAVAATLGAYVAQAWAQRAVSPTRTGLLFAIEPVAAVGFGVAWLGEPLGSRQAAGAVLILSSVVIGALGRDAAFDAVASASPPAADKGGRIHGIA; from the coding sequence ATGTCTCCACCGGTGCTGCGTGCCGCCGCCGCGCTGTCGCTGGCGGGCGTCGCGGTCGTGTGGGGCGCGACGTTTCCGCTCGGCAAGCTCGTGCTCCGCCACCTCGGTCCGTTTCAGTACCTGGCCCTGCGCTTCGGTCTGGCCGCGCTGCTGATGGCGCCGCTCGCGTGGCGGGGCCGCGGACGCCTGGGCGCGCGCGGTCTGCGCGCGGGCGCGCTCGCGGGCGCGGTGCTCTTTGCCGGGTACGCGCTGCAGACGGTCGGGCTGCGGCTGACCACCGCGAGCCACGCGGGTCTCATCACCGGGCTGAACGTCGTCATGATTCCGCTGATGCTGCTGGCCTGGCGCCGCCGCGCGCCGGGCCCCGCGCTCGGTCCGGCGGTGCTCCTCGCCGTCGCGGGGTTATGGCTGCTGCTCTGGCAGGGTGGCGGGCTGGGCGCCGGCGATGTGCTGGTGCTGGGGTGCGCCGCCGCCCTGGCGCTGCAGGCGATCCTCGTCGGGCGGGTCGCGCGCGACGTGCCCGCGGCCGCGTTCGCCTGTGCGCAGGTCGCGACGGTCGCCGTGCTCGCCGGTCTGTGGGCCGCGGCCGCGGAGGCGGCACCCCGGACGGTGCCGGTCGCGGCGGCCGCCGCGATCGCGTTCATGGCCGTGGCCGCGACCCTCGGAGCGTACGTCGCGCAGGCGTGGGCCCAGCGCGCCGTTTCGCCGACCCGCACCGGCCTGCTGTTCGCCATCGAGCCCGTAGCCGCCGTCGGGTTCGGCGTCGCGTGGCTCGGAGAGCCGCTCGGCTCGCGCCAGGCGGCCGGCGCGGTGCTGATCCTATCGAGCGTGGTGATCGGCGCACTGGGGCGGGATGCCGCCTTCGACGCGGTCGCGTCCGCGTCGCCCCCGGCGGCCGACAAAGGAGGACGCATCCATGGCATCGCGTGA
- a CDS encoding HAD family hydrolase, translating to MIRGAIFDLGSTLIRRTGLELERVKCAALASYAASDCGCREPEAFAARLLEIRLAGWKRSEAELVEVPAAAAFVEAFTASGLEITDDVLARAEAVFFEPELTMSRLYPSAVEMLEALAGMGLRLGMISNATSHQLVVDIARRHGIHRYFDPIVTSMGFGRPKPHPGIFRYVLEDWGIAPGAAVMIGDTLGADVLGANTVGMRAILVDIEPNPDNPRFATRARPNVTVTRLDEIPAVIQEWNRDEDGRRG from the coding sequence ATGATTCGCGGAGCGATCTTCGACCTCGGCAGCACGCTCATCCGCCGGACGGGCCTCGAGCTCGAGCGCGTAAAGTGCGCGGCGCTCGCGTCGTACGCCGCGTCCGACTGCGGATGCCGCGAGCCCGAGGCGTTCGCGGCGCGCCTGCTCGAGATCCGGCTCGCCGGCTGGAAACGCTCCGAGGCGGAGCTGGTCGAGGTCCCGGCCGCGGCGGCCTTCGTGGAAGCGTTCACCGCGTCGGGCCTCGAGATCACCGACGACGTCCTGGCGCGGGCGGAGGCGGTCTTCTTCGAGCCGGAGCTGACGATGAGCCGCCTGTACCCGTCGGCGGTCGAGATGCTCGAGGCGCTGGCGGGGATGGGTCTGCGCCTCGGGATGATCAGCAACGCCACGAGCCATCAGCTCGTGGTCGACATCGCGCGCCGGCACGGCATCCACCGCTATTTCGACCCGATCGTCACCTCGATGGGCTTCGGCCGTCCGAAACCTCACCCGGGCATCTTCCGGTATGTGCTGGAGGATTGGGGCATTGCGCCCGGGGCGGCGGTGATGATCGGCGACACCCTGGGGGCGGACGTGCTCGGCGCGAACACGGTGGGGATGCGCGCGATCCTCGTCGACATCGAGCCGAATCCGGACAATCCGAGGTTCGCGACGCGGGCGCGGCCCAACGTAACGGTCACGCGCCTCGACGAGATCCCGGCGGTGATCCAGGAGTGGAACCGCGACGAGGACGGACGGCGGGGCTAG
- a CDS encoding PLP-dependent aspartate aminotransferase family protein has protein sequence MASRERRGFTTTAIHGGRIEDANKSVVAPIYQTATFKYDSVEDGARLAAEKGPGYLYTRWGNPTTDLFEQKVALLEGAEAALAASSGMAAIATAVVGLLKRGDHLIAPKAVYQASFQLFTDVLPRFGVEATVLDDPDVSAYERGLRPNTRLLYIETPNNPLLGIIDIAGVASLARAHGARTVADNTFATPYNQRPLSLGVDLVCHSATKYLGGHHDVTAGVIAGSREALRSCVATLRVFGGVLDPFAAFLLTRGVATLGLRVERHNANALALARHLAAHPKVARVHYPGLPGHPRHEIAARQMPGGFGGMMSIEVKGDVAAGARCVEALQVAKLAVSLGGICTLVTHPASTTSVNMPREVRLEAGISDGLIRISVGIEDIDDLIGDFDQALTTV, from the coding sequence ATGGCATCGCGTGAACGGCGCGGCTTTACCACGACCGCGATCCACGGCGGGCGCATCGAGGATGCCAACAAGTCGGTGGTCGCGCCGATCTATCAGACGGCGACGTTCAAGTACGACAGCGTCGAAGACGGCGCGCGGCTCGCCGCGGAGAAGGGGCCGGGATACCTCTACACGCGCTGGGGCAACCCGACGACCGATCTCTTCGAGCAGAAGGTCGCCCTGCTCGAGGGCGCCGAGGCCGCGCTGGCCGCGTCGTCGGGCATGGCGGCGATCGCGACGGCGGTCGTCGGGCTGCTCAAGCGGGGCGATCACCTGATCGCGCCGAAGGCCGTGTACCAGGCGTCGTTTCAGCTCTTTACGGACGTGTTGCCGCGGTTCGGGGTCGAGGCGACCGTGCTCGACGACCCGGACGTGTCCGCCTACGAGCGGGGGCTGCGCCCCAATACGCGCCTTCTCTACATCGAGACGCCGAACAACCCGCTGCTCGGCATCATCGACATCGCCGGCGTGGCCTCGCTCGCCCGGGCGCACGGCGCGCGCACGGTTGCGGACAACACCTTCGCAACCCCGTACAACCAGCGGCCGCTGTCGCTCGGCGTGGATCTCGTCTGCCACAGCGCGACGAAGTACCTCGGCGGCCATCACGACGTCACGGCCGGCGTGATCGCCGGCTCCCGCGAGGCGCTCCGGTCGTGCGTGGCGACGCTGCGCGTGTTCGGCGGGGTGCTCGACCCGTTCGCCGCGTTCCTGCTGACCCGCGGCGTCGCCACGCTGGGACTCCGCGTCGAGCGGCACAACGCGAACGCACTCGCGCTCGCGCGCCACCTCGCCGCGCACCCGAAGGTCGCGCGCGTGCACTACCCGGGGTTGCCCGGCCATCCGCGGCACGAGATCGCGGCGCGGCAGATGCCCGGCGGCTTCGGCGGGATGATGAGCATCGAAGTGAAGGGCGATGTCGCCGCGGGCGCGCGCTGCGTCGAGGCGCTGCAGGTCGCGAAGCTCGCCGTCAGCCTCGGCGGGATCTGCACGCTGGTGACGCATCCGGCCTCGACGACGAGCGTCAACATGCCGCGCGAAGTGCGGCTCGAGGCCGGCATCAGCGACGGCCTGATCCGGATTTCAGTCGGGATCGAGGATATCGACGACCTGATCGGCGATTTCGATCAGGCGCTCACAACGGTCTAG